One window of Pieris napi chromosome 1, ilPieNapi1.2, whole genome shotgun sequence genomic DNA carries:
- the LOC125054564 gene encoding G protein-activated inward rectifier potassium channel 4-like, producing the protein MNYERKWSPINTDEIPPPVVPGIYRPKNRVPGINSYTRRKNIRAVLKNGHLNIESKSKQRQLFSNYIVALVEARWRWTLLNFVSAHTCLWLFFGTIYWIISYNHDDFSSVPTSQNASKTIPCIRNLYGFTSAFLFSIEVHTTVAYGKRAITLECPQTVTAMCLQCIVSSIFQAIMVGILFAKLTRPRARTQTILFSRQAVINLRNDKFCLIFRVGDMRKSRILNIKPQAYVIRFQTEHKQMNISDQIELNVDVDECEQTFFLWPITVVHWIDEKSPFYKLSAADLLCSKIEILVVFEGMIESTGQSVQARSSFIECDIFWGHRFATMIGYDTERMMYDVDFSKLSEIQQVDTPLCSASEFSTLLSVLSDTSREFTTSHEFNEWT; encoded by the exons ATGAATTATGAAAGAAAATGGTCACCTATAAATACGGACGAGATTCCGCCTCCAGTAGTTCCAGGAATTTATCGTCCAAAAAATC GTGTGCCAGGTATCAATTCATATACACGTAGAAAGAACATACGAGCCGTACTCAAAAATGGTCACCTGAATATCGAAAGTAAATCAAAACAAAGACAACTATTCTCCAACTACATCGTAGCACTTGTTGAAGCAAGATGGAGGTGGACCCTTCTCAATTTTGTAAGCGCACACACGTGTCTTTGGCTTTTTTTTGGAACCATCTATTGGATTATTTCATACAACCATGACGACTTCTCATCTGTACCCACATCTCAAAACGCTTCGAAAACAATACCGTGCATACGAAATCTATATGGCTTTACCTCGGCTTTCCTCTTCAGCATCGAAGTTCACACAACGGTCGCATACGGAAAGCGAGCAATCACACTTGAATGTCCCCAGACTGTAACTGCGATGTGCTTACAATGCATTGTGAGCTCAATATTCCAGGCAATAATGGTCGGCATACTTTTCGCAAAGTTGACTCGACCTCGAGCCAGGACGCAGACAATTCTCTTTAGCAGACAAGCAGTTATAAATCTGAGAAATGACAAATTCTGTCTAATATTCAGAGTCGGCGATATGAGGAAGTCTAGAATATTGAATATAAAGCCTCAAGCCTACGTAATAAGGTTTCAAACTGAGCACAAACAGATGAATATTAGCGAtcaaattgaattgaatgTTGATGTAGATGAATGTGAACAAACTTTTTTCCTATGGCCAATTACGGTGGTCCATTGGATAGATGAAAAAAGTCCGTTTTACAAATTATCAGCAGCTGACCTGTTGTGTAGTAAAATAGAAATACTCGTCGTTTTCGAAGGTATGATAGAATCAACCGGTCAATCGGTGCAAGCGCGGTCGAGTTTTATAGAGTGTGATATATTTTGGGGTCATAGATTTGCGACGATGATTGGCTATGATACGGAGAGGATGATGTATGATGTCGATTTTTCAAAGCTATCAGAAATTCAACAGGTCGACACACCTTTGTGTTCTGCGAGTGAATTTAGTACATTGTTATCAGTCCTTTCGGACACTTCACGGGAGTTCACTACATCGCATGAATTTAATGAATGGACGTGA